A region of Plantactinospora sp. BC1 DNA encodes the following proteins:
- a CDS encoding PrsW family intramembrane metalloprotease: MDGVGRQWTVPITPRRQWLRIFLVGLALWLATVAVIFLTGNPTLLPTLVLLGSFLVPVTFVAWAFQRRDTGEVTVSAVFGTFLAGGVLGILASAVLESYLLRPSVLLFLGVGLIEEAAKLAALALLTRHLVAKTVRDGMILGAAVGFGFSALESAGYAFIALFTVQGLSVVQVVQTEILRGLVAPVGHGLWTAILGGVLFAPSGREHFVVGLRLLYAYLGVAILHALWDAMHVIAFYLTLLFTGARDQLTLDGSLGRLTPVQAVLMPALEGLGLTLVAVIGVVWLVVLWRSARNGPGRPASGWRVPTGSGRAAAPRP; encoded by the coding sequence ATGGACGGCGTCGGCAGGCAGTGGACGGTGCCGATCACGCCGCGCCGTCAGTGGCTGCGGATCTTCCTGGTCGGCCTGGCGCTCTGGCTCGCCACGGTGGCGGTCATCTTCCTCACCGGCAACCCGACCCTGCTGCCCACCCTGGTGCTGCTCGGCAGCTTCCTGGTGCCGGTGACCTTCGTCGCCTGGGCCTTCCAGCGCCGGGACACCGGCGAGGTCACCGTGAGCGCGGTCTTCGGCACCTTCCTCGCCGGGGGCGTACTCGGGATCCTCGCCTCGGCCGTGCTGGAGTCGTACCTGCTGCGCCCCTCGGTGCTGCTCTTCCTCGGGGTCGGCCTGATCGAGGAGGCCGCCAAGCTGGCCGCGCTGGCGCTGCTGACCCGGCATCTCGTGGCCAAGACCGTCCGGGACGGGATGATCCTCGGCGCCGCAGTCGGCTTCGGCTTCTCCGCACTGGAATCCGCCGGGTACGCCTTCATCGCGCTCTTCACCGTGCAGGGCCTCTCGGTGGTGCAGGTGGTGCAGACGGAGATCCTGCGCGGCCTGGTGGCGCCGGTCGGGCACGGGCTCTGGACCGCCATCCTCGGCGGTGTCCTCTTCGCGCCGAGCGGGCGGGAGCACTTCGTGGTCGGGCTGCGGCTGCTCTACGCCTATCTGGGGGTGGCGATCCTGCACGCGCTCTGGGACGCGATGCACGTGATCGCGTTCTACCTGACCCTGCTCTTCACCGGCGCGCGCGACCAGCTCACCCTGGACGGTTCCCTGGGCCGGCTGACCCCGGTCCAGGCGGTGTTGATGCCGGCGCTGGAAGGGCTTGGGCTGACGCTCGTCGCCGTGATCGGGGTCGTCTGGCTGGTGGTGCTGTGGCGGTCCGCCCGGAACGGACCGGGGCGACCGGCGAGCGGCTGGCGGGTGCCGACCGGTTCGGGCAGGGCAGCGGCACCGCGCCCCTGA
- a CDS encoding DUF3817 domain-containing protein, translated as MRLFVLAAVAEATSWLGLLVGMAVKYGPPGNEIGVQIFGPVHGGLFVAYVGLVLLVARLGRWRWLTVGVALACAVPPFATLVFERWARRRGLLNVASGDPAGGAGEPTTGLDRPLEDAARP; from the coding sequence GTGAGGCTGTTCGTGCTGGCGGCGGTCGCCGAGGCGACCTCCTGGCTCGGGCTGTTGGTCGGGATGGCGGTCAAGTACGGCCCGCCAGGCAACGAGATCGGGGTGCAGATCTTCGGCCCGGTGCACGGTGGACTCTTCGTCGCGTACGTCGGTCTGGTTCTGCTGGTGGCCCGGCTGGGCCGGTGGCGCTGGCTGACCGTCGGCGTCGCGCTGGCCTGCGCGGTGCCGCCGTTCGCCACCCTCGTCTTCGAGCGGTGGGCCCGGCGTCGTGGCCTGCTGAACGTCGCTTCCGGTGACCCGGCCGGCGGTGCGGGGGAGCCGACGACCGGCCTGGACCGGCCGCTGGAGGACGCGGCCCGACCCTGA
- a CDS encoding Vms1/Ankzf1 family peptidyl-tRNA hydrolase yields MQLSFLRPICAHPGPWTSVYLDASRDTHDAHPALDLRWRALQERLAAQRTDPRDVAALDAVVRGHDPMPGDYGLAAFATGGEVVLTEYLSAPPLKDIAAHGPVAHTMPLVAQRREQIPWVRVLASRTGAGLDAMSAGGVPRHAQVEGGNRWPLRKVHPGGWSQPHYQHAAELAWQRNAGDAASATAALAERVGAEVIVVAGETRARQLLAAQLPEFWQDRVVQTDAGFPAAGADQTAFDDVTVQAIAEVAAAHADVALDRFGMQRDVGAGLDAVVTALQRGQVDTMLIVDDPSSTDELWIGPEPTDIATGPDELLAISVEQPQRVRADAALVRALVGTDAGVTVLGPEQAPDLTDGVGAVLRYVDASTPADRNG; encoded by the coding sequence ATGCAGCTGTCCTTCCTGCGTCCGATCTGTGCCCATCCCGGCCCGTGGACGTCGGTCTACCTGGACGCCTCCCGGGACACCCACGACGCCCATCCCGCGCTCGACCTGCGCTGGCGGGCCCTCCAGGAACGGCTGGCGGCGCAGCGGACCGACCCGCGCGACGTCGCGGCCCTCGACGCCGTGGTCCGGGGGCACGACCCGATGCCCGGCGACTACGGCCTCGCCGCGTTCGCCACCGGCGGCGAGGTGGTGCTCACCGAGTACCTCTCCGCGCCGCCGCTCAAGGACATCGCCGCGCACGGGCCGGTCGCGCACACCATGCCGCTGGTCGCGCAGCGCCGCGAACAGATCCCCTGGGTCCGGGTGCTCGCCAGCCGTACCGGGGCCGGCCTGGACGCGATGAGCGCGGGCGGGGTACCCCGGCACGCCCAGGTCGAGGGCGGCAACCGGTGGCCGCTGCGCAAGGTGCACCCGGGCGGCTGGTCGCAGCCGCACTACCAGCACGCGGCGGAGCTGGCCTGGCAGCGCAACGCCGGGGACGCCGCCTCGGCCACCGCCGCGCTGGCCGAACGGGTCGGCGCCGAAGTGATCGTGGTCGCCGGGGAGACCCGGGCCCGGCAGTTGCTCGCCGCCCAACTGCCGGAGTTCTGGCAGGACCGGGTGGTGCAGACCGACGCCGGTTTCCCGGCCGCCGGCGCCGACCAGACCGCCTTCGACGACGTCACCGTGCAGGCCATCGCCGAGGTCGCCGCCGCGCACGCCGACGTGGCACTGGACAGGTTCGGCATGCAGCGCGACGTCGGCGCCGGCCTGGACGCGGTGGTGACCGCACTGCAACGCGGCCAGGTGGACACCATGCTGATCGTGGACGACCCCTCCTCGACCGACGAGCTCTGGATCGGTCCGGAGCCGACCGACATCGCCACCGGCCCCGACGAACTGCTGGCGATCTCCGTCGAGCAGCCGCAGCGGGTACGCGCCGACGCCGCCCTGGTCCGCGCGCTGGTCGGCACCGACGCCGGAGTCACCGTGCTCGGCCCCGAGCAGGCACCCGACCTCACCGACGGGGTCGGCGCGGTCCTGCGCTACGTCGACGCCAGCACGCCGGCGGACCGCAATGGCTGA
- a CDS encoding thiamine pyrophosphate-binding protein, whose product MRTSTVTADRTIADLLVERLRAWRVPRVFGEPGEGVALIVDALRRAGGDPGFVPSRQPEAAGFMAAGHAKYTGTVGVCLATQGPGALHLLGGLYDAKLDSKPMVAIIGQQTYSALGSAYQEIELPRLFSDACAQFLRTAAVPEQVPYLVDQAIRTAVSTRSPTCLVVPHDLLGYSVPDGMPHPDGGGVLASAPGLPPARVVPHEEDLNAAAQLLSAGQRVAILVGQGAYGAADEIVELADRLDAGVATSLLGKPVLDERLPYHTGVLGQVGTAASAQLMAGCDILLMVGTNDPWTGYYPVPGQATAVQIDIDGSRLASRYPIDVPLVGDARETLRALLPRVPQRRNRDWRDMIEGAVDRARAECDARAEERTARLNPRLVLRELSARLPAEASVAVDVGSVTYWYARHLQLPPGVRAHLCGTLASVGSAVPYAIAAKFAQPDRPVVVLLGDGAMQSGGLAELITVAQHWPEWPDPRMVVLVLNNSDRTGRGGEPERGPDDEPVRAPGADLDRPAAPGMSTPEAVRAGDIPYAGWARLLGLHGIGVDRPDQIGPAWEEALAADRPTLIEAVVEPSTPLDAPEQPFADLRGLLAGGTGEGAGTAIRNRAQGLADRAANGADLV is encoded by the coding sequence GTGCGGACGAGCACGGTGACGGCGGACCGGACCATCGCCGACCTGCTGGTCGAACGACTGCGCGCCTGGCGGGTACCCCGGGTCTTCGGCGAACCCGGCGAGGGGGTGGCGCTGATCGTCGACGCGCTGCGCCGGGCCGGCGGCGACCCCGGCTTCGTACCGTCCCGGCAGCCGGAGGCGGCCGGCTTCATGGCGGCCGGGCACGCCAAGTACACCGGCACGGTCGGGGTGTGCCTGGCCACCCAGGGACCGGGCGCGCTGCACCTGCTCGGCGGCCTCTACGACGCCAAGCTGGACAGCAAGCCGATGGTGGCGATCATCGGGCAGCAGACGTACAGCGCGCTGGGCAGCGCCTACCAGGAGATCGAGCTGCCCCGGCTGTTCAGCGACGCCTGCGCCCAGTTCCTGCGTACCGCCGCGGTGCCGGAACAGGTGCCGTACCTGGTCGACCAGGCGATCCGTACCGCCGTGTCGACCCGGAGCCCGACCTGCCTGGTGGTGCCGCACGACCTGCTCGGGTACTCCGTACCCGACGGGATGCCGCACCCCGACGGCGGCGGCGTGCTCGCCTCGGCGCCCGGCCTGCCCCCGGCCCGGGTGGTTCCGCACGAGGAGGACCTGAACGCCGCCGCCCAACTGCTCAGCGCCGGACAACGGGTGGCGATCCTGGTCGGTCAGGGCGCCTACGGCGCCGCCGACGAGATCGTCGAACTGGCCGACCGGCTCGACGCCGGGGTGGCGACCTCGCTGCTCGGCAAGCCGGTGCTGGACGAGCGGCTGCCCTACCACACGGGCGTGCTCGGCCAGGTCGGCACGGCGGCGAGCGCGCAGTTGATGGCCGGCTGCGACATCCTGCTGATGGTCGGCACCAACGACCCGTGGACCGGCTACTACCCGGTGCCGGGGCAGGCCACGGCGGTGCAGATCGACATCGACGGCAGCCGGCTGGCCAGCCGGTATCCGATCGACGTCCCGCTGGTCGGCGACGCCCGGGAGACGCTGCGGGCCCTGCTGCCCCGGGTGCCGCAGCGGCGCAACCGGGACTGGCGCGACATGATCGAGGGGGCCGTGGACCGGGCCCGCGCCGAGTGCGACGCCCGGGCCGAGGAGCGGACCGCGCGGCTGAACCCCCGGCTGGTGCTCCGGGAACTCTCCGCCCGGCTGCCGGCCGAGGCGTCGGTCGCGGTCGACGTCGGGTCGGTGACCTACTGGTACGCCCGGCACCTGCAACTGCCACCCGGAGTACGGGCACATCTCTGCGGCACGCTCGCCTCGGTCGGATCGGCGGTGCCGTACGCCATCGCGGCCAAGTTCGCCCAGCCCGACCGGCCGGTCGTGGTCCTGCTCGGCGACGGCGCCATGCAGTCCGGCGGGCTCGCCGAGCTGATCACCGTGGCGCAGCACTGGCCGGAGTGGCCCGATCCCCGGATGGTGGTGCTGGTGCTGAACAACTCCGACCGGACCGGCCGGGGCGGCGAGCCGGAGCGCGGGCCGGACGACGAACCGGTCCGGGCACCTGGGGCGGATCTGGACCGGCCGGCCGCACCCGGGATGTCGACGCCGGAGGCGGTACGCGCCGGAGACATCCCGTACGCCGGCTGGGCCCGGCTGCTCGGGCTGCACGGCATCGGGGTCGACCGGCCGGACCAGATCGGACCGGCCTGGGAGGAGGCGCTCGCCGCCGACCGGCCCACCCTGATCGAGGCGGTGGTCGAGCCGTCGACCCCGCTGGACGCGCCGGAACAGCCCTTCGCCGACCTGCGCGGCCTGCTGGCCGGCGGGACCGGGGAGGGCGCCGGCACGGCGATCCGCAACCGTGCCCAGGGCCTGGCCGATCGCGCCGCCAACGGCGCCGACCTCGTCTGA
- a CDS encoding SigB/SigF/SigG family RNA polymerase sigma factor produces MFGQITTTPPAERGLEDLDAAALAYAARIAGLPPERRQEARDDLVRFALPFAGRLARRYRGRGEPLEDLEQVARLGLVNAVDRYDPERGSFTAYAAITIVGEIKRHFRDRTWGVHVPRRLRDLILEVGQATAALTSELSRAPSVAELAARLETPEEEILAALESAAGYSPASLNAPVGGESSAEFGDLVGESDTDLESVDDRVTVSGLLGRLPWRERRILAMRFYGNQTQAEIAARFGISQMHVSRLLSRALTWLRQAMLADSPAPWQAGGAEAGGAPARLEVRQAGERVVVEVTGEIDRETAEQLRQAVVEAVADGHPTEVAIDLTDVAKLDGPALAALVAGRDAAHRAGVRWRLARAQPVVQHSLSAAGLVALPAD; encoded by the coding sequence ATGTTCGGACAGATCACCACCACACCACCGGCCGAGCGGGGGCTGGAGGACCTGGACGCGGCCGCTCTGGCGTACGCGGCGCGGATCGCCGGCCTGCCGCCGGAACGCCGGCAGGAGGCCCGGGACGACCTCGTCCGGTTCGCCCTGCCGTTCGCCGGCAGGTTGGCCCGGCGCTACCGGGGCCGGGGTGAACCACTGGAGGACCTGGAACAGGTGGCGCGGTTGGGCCTGGTGAACGCGGTCGACCGGTACGACCCGGAACGGGGCTCGTTCACCGCGTACGCCGCGATCACCATCGTCGGCGAGATCAAACGGCACTTCCGGGACCGGACCTGGGGTGTGCACGTACCCCGGCGGCTGCGCGACCTGATCCTGGAGGTCGGCCAGGCGACGGCGGCGCTGACCAGCGAGCTGTCCCGGGCGCCGAGCGTGGCCGAGTTGGCCGCCCGGCTGGAGACGCCGGAGGAGGAGATCCTCGCGGCGCTGGAGTCGGCGGCCGGCTACAGTCCGGCCTCGCTGAACGCCCCGGTCGGCGGGGAGAGTTCGGCGGAGTTCGGCGACCTCGTCGGCGAGTCCGACACCGACCTCGAGTCGGTCGACGACCGGGTGACGGTCAGCGGGCTGCTCGGCCGGCTGCCCTGGCGGGAGCGGCGGATCCTGGCGATGCGCTTCTACGGCAACCAGACCCAGGCCGAGATCGCCGCCCGGTTCGGCATCTCGCAGATGCACGTCTCCCGGCTGCTCTCCCGGGCGCTCACCTGGCTGCGGCAGGCGATGCTCGCCGACTCGCCGGCCCCGTGGCAGGCCGGCGGGGCCGAGGCGGGTGGCGCGCCGGCCCGGCTCGAGGTGCGCCAGGCGGGGGAGCGGGTGGTGGTCGAGGTGACCGGGGAGATCGACCGGGAGACCGCGGAGCAGTTGCGCCAGGCGGTGGTCGAGGCGGTCGCCGACGGGCATCCGACGGAAGTGGCGATCGACCTGACCGACGTGGCGAAGCTGGACGGGCCGGCGCTGGCCGCCCTGGTCGCCGGCCGGGACGCCGCACATCGGGCCGGGGTCCGGTGGCGGCTGGCTCGGGCGCAACCGGTGGTGCAGCATTCGCTCAGCGCCGCCGGCCTGGTCGCGTTGCCGGCGGACTGA
- the ctaD gene encoding cytochrome c oxidase subunit I encodes MPKRAVTEPERERGEDREQGRERGPLVLAPSRSGGHPGQIRRAIRGSTLIRLLGTTDAKQIGLLYLTTAFGFFVIAGAMAMLMRAELGRPGMQFLSPEQYNQLFTGHGTIMLLLFATPLAFAFGNYVVPLQIGAPDVSFPRLNALAYWLYLLGGSLVLAGFLTPNGSADFGWTAYTPLSRDQHSPGIGPDMWVIGLVLSGLGTILGAVNLITTILTLRAPGMTMFRMPIFTWNMLFTALLVVLVFPLLAAALLALYADRRIGAHVYDPINGGPLLWQHLFWFFGHPEVYIVALPFFGIITEVIPVFARKPIFGYKGLVAATIAITILSMTVWAHHMFGTGQVLLPFFSWLSYLIAVPTGVKFFNWIGTMWKGQLTFETPMLFSIGFLVTFLFGGLTGVLLASPPVDFHTHDTYFVVAHFHYVLFGTIVFAAFAGVYFWFPKMTGRLLDERLGRAHFWTMFLGFHGTFLVHHWLGNEGMPRRYADYLPTDGFTALNTFSTISSFVLGFSTLFFLYNVWKSWRFGRMVAVDDPWGFGNSLEWATTSPPPLRNFDRMPRIRSERPAFDAKYGPLVADLGRDLPQRSTRPPQGARDELRHETPHPEGEVPAPEGAHGADAAVAHHPPADSGARPIEVPEPHEVRRPAFEPSEPDENVDDTARGGPESPRWRTGRRTGDDRPEEEEGR; translated from the coding sequence ATGCCGAAGCGGGCGGTCACCGAACCCGAGCGGGAGCGCGGGGAGGATCGGGAGCAGGGGCGGGAGCGCGGGCCGCTGGTCCTGGCACCCTCCCGGTCCGGCGGCCACCCGGGCCAGATCCGCAGGGCGATCCGGGGCAGCACCCTGATCCGGCTGCTCGGCACCACCGACGCCAAGCAGATCGGCCTGCTCTACCTCACCACGGCGTTCGGCTTCTTCGTCATCGCCGGCGCGATGGCGATGCTGATGCGCGCCGAACTGGGCCGGCCGGGAATGCAGTTCCTCTCCCCCGAGCAGTACAACCAGCTCTTCACCGGGCACGGCACGATCATGTTGCTGCTCTTCGCCACCCCGCTGGCGTTCGCCTTCGGCAACTACGTCGTACCGTTGCAGATCGGCGCCCCGGACGTGTCGTTCCCCCGGCTCAACGCGCTGGCGTACTGGCTCTACCTGCTCGGCGGTTCGCTGGTGCTGGCCGGCTTCCTCACCCCGAACGGCTCGGCGGACTTCGGCTGGACCGCGTACACCCCGCTGAGCCGGGACCAGCACTCGCCGGGGATCGGCCCGGACATGTGGGTGATCGGACTGGTCCTCTCCGGCCTCGGCACCATCCTCGGCGCGGTCAACCTGATCACCACCATCCTGACCCTGCGGGCGCCCGGGATGACCATGTTCCGGATGCCGATCTTCACCTGGAACATGCTCTTCACCGCCCTGCTGGTGGTACTCGTCTTCCCGCTGCTCGCCGCCGCGCTGCTCGCGCTCTACGCCGACCGCCGGATCGGCGCGCACGTCTACGACCCGATCAACGGCGGCCCGCTGCTCTGGCAGCACCTCTTCTGGTTCTTCGGCCATCCCGAGGTCTACATCGTGGCGCTGCCGTTCTTCGGCATCATCACCGAGGTCATCCCGGTCTTCGCCCGCAAGCCGATCTTCGGCTACAAGGGGCTGGTCGCCGCCACCATCGCGATCACGATCCTGTCGATGACCGTCTGGGCACACCACATGTTCGGCACCGGCCAGGTACTGCTGCCGTTCTTCAGCTGGCTGAGCTATCTGATCGCCGTACCGACCGGGGTGAAGTTCTTCAACTGGATCGGCACGATGTGGAAGGGGCAGCTCACCTTCGAGACGCCGATGCTCTTCTCGATCGGGTTCCTGGTCACCTTCCTCTTCGGCGGGTTGACCGGGGTGCTGCTGGCCAGCCCGCCGGTGGACTTCCACACCCACGACACCTATTTCGTGGTGGCGCACTTCCACTACGTACTCTTCGGCACCATCGTCTTCGCCGCCTTCGCCGGGGTCTACTTCTGGTTCCCGAAGATGACCGGCCGGCTCCTCGACGAGCGCCTCGGCCGGGCCCACTTCTGGACCATGTTCCTCGGCTTCCACGGCACCTTCCTGGTGCACCACTGGCTGGGCAACGAGGGGATGCCCCGCCGGTACGCCGACTACCTGCCGACCGACGGCTTCACCGCGCTGAACACCTTCTCCACGATCAGCTCCTTCGTACTCGGCTTCTCCACGCTCTTCTTCCTCTACAACGTCTGGAAGTCGTGGCGGTTCGGCCGGATGGTGGCGGTCGACGACCCCTGGGGCTTCGGCAACTCCCTGGAGTGGGCGACCACCTCCCCGCCGCCGCTGCGCAACTTCGACCGGATGCCCAGGATCCGGTCGGAGCGGCCCGCCTTCGACGCGAAGTACGGCCCGCTCGTCGCCGACCTCGGCCGGGACCTGCCGCAGCGGTCCACCCGACCACCCCAGGGGGCCCGCGACGAGCTGCGGCACGAGACGCCGCACCCCGAGGGCGAGGTCCCGGCCCCGGAGGGGGCGCACGGCGCGGACGCCGCCGTCGCGCACCACCCGCCGGCCGACTCCGGTGCCCGGCCGATCGAGGTACCGGAGCCGCACGAGGTACGCCGGCCGGCGTTCGAGCCGAGCGAGCCCGACGAGAACGTCGACGACACCGCCCGGGGTGGCCCGGAGAGCCCTCGGTGGCGGACCGGCCGGCGGACCGGCGACGACCGGCCGGAAGAGGAGGAGGGCCGATGA
- a CDS encoding glycosyltransferase has protein sequence MGLTVLMNAGPWLPVPPPGYGGIENVVATLVPELRRLGVRVVLASTADATLPVDELLSVFPDGQFGALQRPYNQVCGISHAHLNGVVRALRERDDIDLVHDHVEAVGLAVLTAMGPGSGPALHTLHWDLGKHPDLYGYLDGGDRVRVNGVSAAQLARAPQALRDHAVGHVHLATPLAVAADRRPPVEKSDHLVILGRITPGKGQHVGARLAHQAGFDLVLAGPVGPYLRPEELAAAGPEADQNPDVRYWREQVAPLVDGDRVRWVGMVAGGARDELVAAARASLFPLCWEEPGGTAVIESLALGTPVLAIGRGCLPELIEHGRTGLLAEDEEGLADLVREVGRLDERDCRREASRRFTPATMAQRYVELYDRVRPVGHPTGRPVPG, from the coding sequence ATGGGCCTGACCGTGCTGATGAACGCCGGCCCGTGGCTCCCGGTGCCGCCGCCCGGGTACGGCGGGATCGAGAACGTCGTCGCCACGCTGGTGCCGGAGCTGCGCCGGCTCGGCGTACGGGTGGTGCTCGCCTCGACCGCCGACGCCACGCTGCCGGTCGACGAACTGCTGTCGGTCTTTCCGGACGGCCAGTTCGGGGCGCTGCAACGGCCGTACAACCAGGTCTGCGGGATCTCGCACGCGCACCTGAACGGGGTGGTCCGGGCCCTGCGCGAGCGGGACGACATCGACCTGGTGCACGACCACGTGGAGGCGGTCGGGCTGGCCGTGCTGACCGCGATGGGTCCGGGGAGCGGGCCCGCGCTGCACACCCTGCACTGGGACCTCGGCAAGCATCCGGACCTCTACGGATATCTGGACGGCGGTGACCGGGTACGGGTGAACGGGGTTTCGGCGGCGCAGCTCGCCCGGGCCCCGCAGGCGCTGCGCGACCACGCGGTCGGGCACGTGCACCTGGCCACCCCGCTGGCGGTGGCGGCCGACCGACGGCCGCCGGTGGAGAAGTCCGACCACCTGGTGATCCTCGGCCGGATCACGCCGGGCAAGGGGCAGCACGTGGGGGCCCGACTGGCCCACCAGGCCGGGTTCGACCTGGTGCTGGCCGGACCGGTCGGGCCGTACCTGCGTCCGGAGGAGCTGGCCGCCGCCGGGCCGGAGGCGGACCAGAATCCGGACGTACGGTATTGGCGGGAGCAGGTCGCCCCGCTGGTGGACGGCGACCGGGTGCGCTGGGTGGGGATGGTGGCCGGCGGCGCCCGGGACGAGCTGGTGGCGGCGGCCCGGGCCAGCCTCTTCCCGCTCTGCTGGGAGGAGCCCGGCGGGACGGCGGTGATCGAGTCGCTGGCCCTCGGCACCCCGGTGCTGGCGATCGGCCGGGGCTGCCTGCCGGAGCTGATCGAGCACGGCCGGACCGGACTGCTCGCCGAGGACGAGGAGGGCCTCGCCGACCTGGTGCGGGAGGTCGGCCGGCTGGACGAGCGGGACTGCCGCCGGGAGGCCAGCCGCAGGTTCACCCCGGCGACGATGGCGCAACGCTATGTCGAGCTGTACGACCGGGTACGCCCGGTCGGCCACCCGACCGGTCGACCCGTACCCGGTTGA
- a CDS encoding glucosyl-3-phosphoglycerate synthase has product MRRSRTPVSPALEAWSTHRTGVADQWTPRQLAYLKGTRTVSVVIPARDEEATVGAIVAAIRACLVEQIDLVDEVVVVDSRSNDRTAVVAAAAGARVVSQDEMTRGLPRLDGKGDALWAGLAASTGDLVAFVDADLREFQPHFVTGLLGPLLTDPSVAFVKGFYHRPLVGTSGVEAEGGGRVTELVARPLFNLFWPELAGFVQPLAGEYAGRRDVLERVPFVSGYGVETAMLIDLLEMCGLDALAQVDLGERLHRHQDTEALGRMSGQIMHTVWQRLCRRGLVEESAPPGNLLVQFRRDGSSALPNLDREIVISDVSVRERPPLVELRPSSRGAAV; this is encoded by the coding sequence GTGCGGCGCTCGCGTACACCCGTGTCACCGGCGCTGGAGGCGTGGTCCACCCACCGTACCGGGGTGGCCGACCAGTGGACGCCGCGACAGCTCGCATACCTGAAGGGGACCCGCACGGTCAGTGTGGTGATCCCGGCCCGGGACGAGGAGGCCACCGTCGGCGCGATCGTGGCGGCGATCCGGGCCTGCCTGGTCGAGCAGATCGACCTCGTCGACGAGGTCGTGGTGGTCGACTCCCGGTCCAACGACCGGACCGCCGTCGTGGCGGCGGCGGCCGGGGCCCGGGTGGTCAGCCAGGACGAGATGACCCGGGGGCTGCCCCGGCTGGACGGCAAGGGGGACGCCCTCTGGGCCGGGCTGGCCGCGTCGACCGGGGACCTGGTCGCCTTCGTCGACGCCGACCTGCGGGAGTTCCAGCCGCACTTCGTCACCGGGCTGCTCGGCCCGCTGCTCACCGACCCGTCGGTCGCGTTCGTCAAGGGCTTCTACCACCGCCCGCTGGTCGGCACCAGCGGCGTCGAGGCGGAGGGCGGCGGCCGGGTGACCGAGCTGGTGGCCCGACCGCTGTTCAACCTCTTCTGGCCGGAACTGGCCGGCTTCGTCCAGCCGCTCGCCGGGGAGTACGCCGGCCGTCGGGACGTACTCGAACGGGTGCCCTTCGTCTCCGGTTACGGCGTCGAGACGGCGATGCTGATCGACCTGCTGGAGATGTGCGGCCTGGACGCCCTGGCCCAGGTCGACCTCGGCGAACGCCTGCACCGGCACCAGGACACCGAGGCGCTCGGCCGGATGTCCGGGCAGATCATGCACACCGTGTGGCAGCGGCTCTGCCGGCGGGGCCTGGTCGAGGAGAGCGCGCCGCCGGGGAACCTGCTGGTGCAGTTCCGCCGGGACGGCAGCAGCGCGCTGCCCAACCTCGATCGGGAGATCGTGATCAGCGACGTCTCGGTCCGGGAGCGCCCGCCGCTGGTGGAACTGCGGCCGTCGTCCCGGGGGGCGGCGGTGTGA